The Acidicapsa acidisoli genome window below encodes:
- a CDS encoding transglutaminase family protein, which produces MGIQIALKHRTQYRYDKTIVLGPQVIQLRPVPHCKTAILSYSLDITPAEHLLNWRLDPNSNHQARLLFPQKTNEFVVEVNLVADLSPINPFDFFLEPGVESYPFSYSPDLARDLGPYLCTDLAEDLSGPRLLAFLENFATEKRGTNGTISLLLDLNRKVRDEIDYVTRLEPGIQSCEETLQLRSGSCRDSAWLLVQLLRNLGIAARFVSGYLIQLAPDETALEGSSGPEADSADLHAWAEAFLPGAGWIGLDPTSGMLAGEGHIPLVCTPDATKAAPIGGTMEPANVEFSYSLSVLRLNEAPRVTRPFSEKDWANVERVAHLVDADLEAQDVRLTMGGEPTFVGIDEPESAQWNIDALGPIKRTRGLDLIRSLSNRTAPGALLHFGQGKWYPGEPLPRWALSCYWRIDGVPVWENADLIARETEGSTYGVADALRFGEALTRRLEVSRENLLPAYNAQSDAIETATSEPAGYILPIRRRQPHGQLRWSSQLWFPRPERLELMAGDSPIGFRIPTEVMPWVAPDEIEYEYDSAPFSDKVKLPSTAARRPDLFEVEPDSDPLPPLSASAATATVLIRTALCVQARQGRIHVFLPFASELADYLDLVSAVEDTCAYLRMKVCIEGYTPPADPRLRFFSVTPDPGVLEINLPPARNWDELEALNTVLFEEARKNRLTAEKFNFDGSHAATGGGSHIVVGGATMLDSPFLRRPDLLRSMVAFWQNHPSLSYLFSGMYVGPTSQYPRIDEARLDTLYEMEVAFANLPKSDCPPWIVDGLFRNLLIDVTGNSHRAEFCIDKLFPPEGLGLRLGLLELRAFEMAPHLRMSLLQSLLIRALISMFWRTPFEGGLIRWGTALHDRFMLPHFVQRDLYEVLAHLRQAGFDFGERWFAAQLEFRFPKIGSISAEGVELELRKALEPWNVLAEETVSGRTVRSVDSSMERMQVMVSGLSVESRYVVTCNGRRMPLASAEGPGVMLAGIRYRARQLSASLHPTIPVHAPLVFELIDTWRERSIGQCTYHVGAPDSRVYEGRPATAAEAEERRRERFQVTSLTPGCVAAPREELNPSFPMTLDLRLPKPAQTTRPESEGLTR; this is translated from the coding sequence ATGGGTATACAGATTGCTCTGAAGCACCGGACTCAATACCGGTACGACAAGACGATTGTTCTTGGTCCACAAGTGATCCAGTTGCGTCCCGTGCCGCACTGCAAAACGGCCATACTGAGCTATTCGCTTGACATTACTCCTGCCGAACATCTTCTGAACTGGCGACTGGACCCCAACTCCAATCACCAGGCTCGACTTTTATTTCCGCAGAAAACGAATGAGTTTGTGGTCGAAGTGAATCTCGTGGCGGACCTATCCCCTATCAATCCATTCGATTTCTTCCTTGAACCCGGAGTTGAATCCTACCCTTTCTCCTATTCGCCGGATCTGGCCAGGGATCTTGGGCCCTATCTCTGCACAGATCTGGCCGAGGATCTGAGCGGCCCCCGGCTCCTCGCGTTCCTTGAGAATTTCGCCACAGAAAAACGCGGGACAAATGGAACGATCAGCCTTCTGCTCGACTTGAATCGGAAGGTTCGCGACGAAATTGACTACGTAACAAGGCTTGAGCCGGGCATTCAGAGCTGCGAAGAGACACTGCAATTGCGCTCGGGATCGTGTCGCGATTCCGCATGGCTGCTGGTGCAACTGCTGCGCAATCTGGGGATAGCGGCGAGATTTGTCTCCGGATATCTGATTCAACTGGCGCCAGACGAAACGGCGCTGGAGGGTTCTAGCGGCCCGGAGGCTGATTCCGCCGATCTGCACGCATGGGCCGAGGCATTCTTACCCGGTGCGGGCTGGATCGGACTTGATCCAACTTCGGGCATGCTCGCCGGCGAAGGACATATCCCGCTGGTATGCACTCCAGATGCAACGAAGGCCGCGCCCATAGGAGGCACGATGGAGCCTGCGAATGTTGAATTCAGCTATTCCCTTTCCGTTCTCCGCTTAAACGAGGCCCCTCGGGTGACCAGGCCATTTTCGGAAAAAGACTGGGCCAATGTAGAACGGGTGGCGCATCTCGTTGACGCTGATCTCGAGGCTCAGGATGTGCGGCTGACGATGGGTGGAGAGCCTACGTTTGTGGGAATCGACGAGCCGGAAAGCGCGCAGTGGAATATCGATGCCCTGGGACCTATCAAGCGAACGCGGGGACTGGACCTGATCCGATCTCTTAGCAACAGGACCGCACCGGGCGCGCTACTGCACTTCGGACAAGGCAAGTGGTACCCCGGAGAGCCGCTGCCGCGCTGGGCTCTGAGTTGCTATTGGCGAATCGATGGCGTACCCGTATGGGAAAATGCTGATCTGATCGCTCGCGAAACTGAGGGCTCGACCTATGGCGTGGCAGATGCATTGCGATTCGGCGAGGCGCTCACGCGACGGCTGGAGGTGAGCCGGGAAAACCTGCTGCCCGCATACAATGCGCAATCCGATGCAATTGAGACTGCAACGAGTGAACCAGCGGGCTACATCCTGCCGATTCGCCGCCGTCAACCGCACGGACAATTGCGCTGGTCGAGCCAGCTTTGGTTCCCGCGGCCAGAACGTCTCGAACTGATGGCGGGTGACTCGCCCATTGGGTTTCGCATTCCCACGGAAGTGATGCCCTGGGTTGCTCCGGATGAGATTGAATACGAATATGATTCAGCGCCGTTTTCGGATAAGGTCAAGCTGCCTTCGACAGCAGCCCGGCGTCCGGATCTGTTCGAGGTTGAGCCTGATTCCGATCCCCTGCCCCCGCTTTCGGCCAGTGCTGCAACAGCGACGGTGCTCATTCGCACAGCGTTGTGCGTGCAGGCGCGCCAGGGACGCATACACGTCTTTCTTCCCTTTGCGTCTGAACTCGCGGACTATCTCGATCTGGTATCGGCCGTTGAAGATACATGTGCCTATCTGCGAATGAAGGTATGCATTGAGGGATATACGCCGCCTGCTGACCCGCGCCTTCGATTCTTCAGCGTGACGCCCGATCCGGGAGTTCTGGAAATTAACCTGCCCCCCGCCAGGAATTGGGATGAACTCGAAGCCTTGAATACCGTGCTGTTTGAAGAGGCGCGCAAGAACCGGCTGACTGCCGAGAAGTTCAATTTCGATGGCAGCCATGCGGCAACCGGCGGCGGAAGTCATATCGTAGTCGGTGGCGCAACCATGCTGGACAGTCCTTTCCTTCGCCGTCCTGACCTGCTGCGCAGCATGGTGGCATTCTGGCAAAACCATCCCTCGTTGTCCTATCTGTTTTCGGGCATGTATGTCGGGCCGACGAGCCAGTATCCTCGGATCGACGAGGCGCGCCTGGATACTTTGTACGAGATGGAAGTAGCTTTTGCGAACTTACCCAAAAGCGACTGCCCGCCGTGGATCGTCGATGGATTGTTTCGCAACCTGCTGATCGATGTCACCGGAAACTCGCATCGCGCGGAGTTCTGCATCGACAAGCTTTTTCCGCCGGAGGGGCTTGGGCTGCGACTCGGATTGCTTGAATTGCGCGCATTTGAAATGGCTCCTCATCTCAGGATGAGTCTTCTGCAATCGCTGTTGATCCGCGCTCTGATCAGCATGTTTTGGAGGACTCCATTCGAAGGCGGCCTAATACGCTGGGGAACGGCGCTCCACGACCGGTTTATGCTGCCTCATTTTGTCCAGCGCGATCTATACGAAGTGCTCGCACACCTAAGACAGGCAGGCTTTGATTTCGGAGAAAGATGGTTTGCCGCGCAACTCGAATTTCGCTTTCCAAAAATCGGATCGATATCCGCGGAAGGGGTCGAACTCGAACTGCGCAAGGCGCTCGAGCCATGGAACGTTCTGGCCGAAGAGACGGTTTCCGGGCGAACGGTTCGGAGCGTGGATTCCTCCATGGAGCGAATGCAAGTGATGGTGTCCGGATTGTCCGTGGAGTCTCGATACGTTGTAACCTGCAATGGACGCCGGATGCCGCTTGCCTCCGCTGAAGGGCCGGGTGTAATGCTGGCAGGCATCCGATACCGCGCACGTCAGTTGTCGGCATCCTTACACCCGACAATTCCCGTGCATGCGCCGCTAGTCTTTGAACTGATCGATACCTGGCGAGAGCGCTCGATTGGCCAATGCACTTACCATGTCGGAGCACCGGATAGTCGCGTATATGAAGGCCGTCCAGCCACTGCCGCTGAGGCTGAGGAGAGGCGCAGGGAGCGTTTTCAAGTGACAAGCCTCACGCCTGGCTGCGTCGCCGCGCCGAGAGAAGAGCTGAATCCGAGCTTTCCGATGACACTGGATCTGCGGCTGCCGAAGCCCGCGCAAACGACCCGACCAGAAAGCGAGGGCCTGACGCGATGA
- a CDS encoding circularly permuted type 2 ATP-grasp protein: MTIDLDQTPLHYGASYDELSVDGVVPRPHWSHLMESLRAIGSEELERRWGRAERRIRENGITYNIYSDPQGANRPWKIDVIPFLISAGEWRFIEAGIIQRAQLLSLILQDLYGSQQLLADDYFPPALLYANPAFLRPLVGVRVPAHSYLHMLAVDLARSPDGRWWVLSDRTQAPSGSGYALENRTIVSDVLPEAFRTSNVLRLASFFRAQRTALASMSQKDNPRIALLTPGPHNETYFEHSYLARYLGFTLVEGADLTVRDRCVYLKTVDGLEQIDVVLRRVDDSFCDPLELRSDSLLGVPGLVDAIVAGNVQVANALGSGLIETAAVMPFLPGLCNHLLGEKLKLPSVATWWCGQEYALDWVLNNLDSVVVKPAFPSRGMEPVFGAEIPQSEKRKFADQLRARPYEYVAQEQVALSTAPVWENGHLDSRSVVLRAYVLHTGSGWVAIPGGLVRVAEAKSSGNGSVVSMQRGGHSKDAWVLWDSPVDTFSMLRPRSEPLDLQRVERAVPSSVADNVFWLGRYVERAENIARITRTMISRVRRAEGAELGCLMRLHGCLETRYSKMPKRKAPTALELEQELISVLTDIKRPDSLASTLSEVSRVGGNVRERLSTDMIFLLGKLRDSVQIDPGSQLLEYPALLTACLELLSAFSGMERENITRGFGWLFMSIGRRLERAIFLARQLREITTPLAEDDWSLLECLLEVADSSMAYRTRYYTTLQPLALMDVLMADKKNPRSLDFQLDHLADLYEKLPRHGVEELKAMREALTLLRAIDLRKLSYPLPGASTVPEDTEGLARLERYFRDMEVLLRSWSNNLSARYFSHARSLPITIGQ, encoded by the coding sequence ATGACAATCGATCTTGATCAGACTCCGCTCCACTATGGAGCATCCTATGACGAGCTATCGGTCGATGGAGTAGTACCTCGACCGCACTGGTCCCATCTGATGGAGTCGCTGCGCGCAATCGGCTCCGAAGAACTGGAACGGCGCTGGGGCCGCGCCGAGCGGCGCATTCGCGAGAATGGGATCACCTACAACATTTACAGCGATCCGCAGGGAGCAAATCGGCCCTGGAAGATCGACGTTATTCCATTTCTGATTTCAGCCGGGGAATGGCGCTTTATCGAAGCAGGCATCATTCAGCGCGCGCAATTGCTGAGTCTGATTCTTCAGGATCTTTACGGCTCGCAGCAACTGCTCGCTGATGACTACTTTCCTCCGGCTCTTCTTTATGCGAACCCAGCGTTTCTCCGTCCACTGGTCGGCGTGCGAGTTCCCGCGCATAGTTATCTTCATATGCTTGCGGTCGATCTTGCCCGTTCTCCTGATGGCAGGTGGTGGGTGCTTTCCGATCGCACGCAGGCTCCTTCGGGAAGCGGTTATGCACTGGAGAACCGCACCATTGTCTCCGATGTCCTACCCGAGGCATTTCGCACCTCAAACGTGCTGCGCCTCGCTTCTTTCTTCCGCGCACAACGCACCGCGCTAGCCAGCATGTCTCAAAAGGACAATCCGCGCATCGCGCTTCTGACTCCGGGCCCGCATAACGAGACCTACTTCGAGCACTCTTATCTTGCCCGATACCTTGGATTCACGCTCGTTGAGGGAGCGGATCTGACCGTGCGTGATCGCTGCGTCTATCTGAAGACCGTGGACGGTCTGGAACAGATCGACGTCGTGTTACGCCGCGTGGACGACAGCTTCTGCGATCCGCTCGAATTGCGCAGCGACTCGCTTCTCGGTGTGCCAGGCCTAGTAGACGCCATCGTCGCGGGCAATGTGCAGGTCGCCAATGCCCTGGGCAGCGGCCTGATCGAGACGGCTGCCGTCATGCCTTTTCTGCCTGGCCTATGCAACCACCTGCTCGGAGAAAAACTGAAATTGCCATCCGTCGCGACCTGGTGGTGCGGACAGGAATACGCGCTCGACTGGGTGCTCAACAATCTCGACTCCGTTGTGGTGAAACCAGCGTTCCCGTCGCGCGGGATGGAGCCGGTCTTCGGCGCCGAAATCCCGCAGTCCGAGAAGAGAAAGTTCGCCGATCAATTGCGCGCTCGCCCTTATGAGTACGTTGCGCAGGAGCAGGTTGCCTTGTCCACTGCTCCAGTATGGGAGAACGGACATCTCGATTCGCGCTCTGTCGTACTGCGAGCCTACGTCCTCCATACCGGCAGCGGATGGGTTGCGATCCCAGGGGGATTGGTCCGGGTCGCCGAGGCTAAAAGCTCGGGCAATGGCTCCGTTGTATCCATGCAGCGTGGCGGACACAGCAAAGACGCATGGGTTCTGTGGGACAGCCCGGTCGATACCTTCAGCATGCTGCGCCCGCGCAGTGAACCATTGGATTTACAGCGAGTGGAACGCGCCGTTCCAAGCAGCGTCGCCGACAATGTCTTCTGGCTGGGCCGCTATGTCGAACGGGCGGAGAATATCGCGCGCATCACGCGAACCATGATCTCGCGCGTGCGACGCGCCGAGGGGGCCGAACTTGGGTGCCTGATGCGGCTGCACGGGTGTCTGGAGACACGCTACAGCAAGATGCCAAAGAGAAAGGCGCCGACCGCGCTTGAACTCGAACAGGAGCTGATCTCTGTTTTGACCGACATCAAGCGGCCAGACAGCCTCGCCTCCACGTTGAGCGAGGTATCCAGAGTTGGCGGGAATGTTCGCGAGCGTCTTTCAACGGATATGATCTTTCTCCTCGGTAAGCTGAGGGACTCGGTTCAGATCGATCCCGGCTCGCAGCTTCTGGAGTATCCAGCGTTGCTGACCGCGTGCCTGGAGCTTCTTTCCGCCTTCTCAGGAATGGAGCGCGAAAACATCACGCGTGGATTCGGCTGGTTGTTCATGAGCATTGGACGCCGTCTCGAACGCGCGATCTTTCTCGCCAGGCAACTGCGCGAAATCACCACTCCGCTTGCGGAGGACGATTGGTCTCTGTTGGAGTGCCTGCTCGAAGTGGCGGACAGTTCGATGGCCTACCGGACGCGATACTACACCACCCTGCAGCCGCTGGCTCTGATGGACGTGCTGATGGCCGACAAGAAAAATCCCAGGTCGCTGGATTTTCAACTGGATCATCTCGCCGATCTCTATGAAAAGCTCCCTCGGCACGGCGTAGAGGAGTTAAAGGCGATGCGCGAAGCATTAACATTGCTCCGCGCAATCGATTTGCGAAAATTGAGCTATCCTCTGCCGGGCGCGTCGACTGTCCCCGAAGATACCGAAGGGCTCGCGCGGCTTGAGCGATACTTCCGGGATATGGAGGTCCTGCTACGCTCGTGGTCGAATAACCTCTCGGCCAGGTACTTTAGCCACGCCCGCTCGCTGCCAATTACCATAGGTCAATGA
- a CDS encoding transglutaminase family protein — protein MIYKITHRTTYKYKYPVSVGNHVACLKPRSLPPHQSAQSELQIFPAPVARTERVDFFGNRLCFFTIQEPHKELVVEARSQVTVEPDQTQNSLSTLPWEEAAALLPIDKSPESREAYQFGFESPRIRIRPEFADYALQSFTPRRPMPEALIDLTKRIHSDFRFDSKVTTVRTTPEEVFKKRRGVCQDFAHVQIACLRSLNLAARYVSGYLRTYPPPGKPRLIGADASHAWVSAYCPGYGWLDVDPTNDVVPSDGHVTLAWGRDYGDVSPLRGLVLGGGAHTLKVAVDMEPLGSFGLPEAISSN, from the coding sequence ATGATTTATAAAATCACCCATCGAACTACCTACAAATACAAATATCCGGTCTCGGTGGGAAACCATGTGGCGTGTCTGAAGCCGCGATCTTTGCCGCCTCATCAATCGGCGCAGAGCGAATTGCAGATATTTCCGGCTCCCGTGGCACGAACCGAAAGAGTCGATTTCTTTGGCAATCGACTCTGCTTTTTCACCATTCAGGAGCCGCATAAAGAGCTGGTGGTAGAAGCCCGAAGCCAGGTGACAGTGGAGCCGGATCAAACGCAAAACTCGCTGAGCACGCTGCCATGGGAAGAGGCAGCCGCACTGCTCCCGATCGACAAAAGCCCGGAGAGCAGAGAAGCCTATCAGTTTGGATTTGAGTCGCCACGCATTCGGATTCGGCCGGAGTTCGCCGACTATGCGCTTCAGTCGTTTACACCCCGGCGGCCGATGCCCGAGGCGCTCATCGACCTGACAAAGCGCATCCACAGCGACTTTCGTTTCGATTCGAAGGTGACCACCGTTCGGACAACTCCCGAAGAGGTCTTCAAGAAAAGGCGTGGCGTGTGTCAGGACTTCGCTCACGTGCAAATTGCCTGTCTTCGCTCTCTCAACCTCGCGGCCCGCTATGTGAGCGGATATCTGCGAACGTATCCACCTCCGGGCAAGCCCAGGCTCATCGGGGCTGATGCCTCTCATGCGTGGGTTTCCGCATACTGCCCTGGTTACGGCTGGCTTGACGTGGACCCCACCAACGACGTCGTCCCCTCCGATGGGCATGTGACGCTCGCATGGGGCCGGGACTATGGCGACGTAAGCCCTCTGCGCGGATTGGTCCTCGGCGGTGGAGCGCATACGCTGAAAGTCGCCGTTGACATGGAGCCGCTTGGCTCTTTCGGGCTGCCGGAGGCGATTTCTAGCAATTAA
- a CDS encoding FG-GAP-like repeat-containing protein, whose amino-acid sequence MSRISWRISHKRLAAAVTLCLAVSVSALFPPVSRSQQNELSPDAAIGIIVTRTADEAREVRTELKAGTDFAVLAKEKSIDPTSTDGGYMGQMGAAKLQPELKMALNGLKAGEFTDVVRASNGFAILTLFAVVPGTQDLNANRIYALTKSGAVQQNISISGLDEADAVFKQFPKPEGWNRDLSQPCAIRKQSYAEAVERTRQFISTAATQPAPPIRMQQAHAALAQLYSYQGEMEKSVSEWKIVYQIAQASVPDTVPYALESLGLAYLHLSEMENGVYRDSGTLDIFPPLHPGAHFEKMEDSKLAVQYFQTYLERVPDDLEVKWQLNLAYMTLGGYPSQVPPKDLIPLSSFESKEDIGRFKDVARAAGLNSFTEAGGLIVDDFENNGLLDIVTSSWGMCEPLHYFHNNGDGTFTDRTAEAGLSGQLGGLNIVKADYNNDGCMDLLVLRGGWELPMRRSLLRNNCNGTFTDVTDASGLGDPVTATQTAVWADVDNDGYLDLFIGNENAPSQLFRNKGDGTFEDISHAAGIDKVAFTKGVTAADYDKDGYVDFYVSNGSGPNFLYHNNHNLTFTDVARQAGVQAPYFSFSTWFFDYDNDGWPDIFVASYFSSVEQAVRSYLGLSVSVETAKLYRNLHNGTFQDVTAQVGLDKVFMPMGSNFGDVDNDGFLDIYLGMGNPSFAALMPHALLRNKDGKAFINITASSGTGELHKGHGIAFADIERNGQEDIISANGGAVPADKHTLRLFQNPGNKNDWINIRLTGVKTNRAAVGTEIKVTVENDGHAAWTIYRTVGETSSFGGNPMEQHIGLGHGARIMSLEVWWPATKTLQKFSNVEKNQFIAIKEFSADYVKLERTPQPIGKVQAVSAAK is encoded by the coding sequence GTGAGCAGGATCAGTTGGCGAATCTCGCACAAGAGATTGGCGGCCGCGGTCACTCTCTGCCTTGCGGTGAGCGTTTCCGCCCTATTTCCACCGGTGAGCCGCTCTCAGCAGAATGAGCTCTCACCTGATGCGGCGATTGGCATCATCGTGACCCGTACAGCCGACGAAGCGAGGGAAGTACGGACCGAGTTGAAAGCAGGGACTGACTTTGCCGTGCTGGCAAAAGAAAAATCCATAGACCCGACCTCAACAGATGGCGGATATATGGGACAAATGGGTGCGGCTAAGCTTCAACCCGAGCTGAAGATGGCTTTGAATGGATTAAAAGCTGGCGAGTTTACCGATGTCGTCCGCGCCTCAAACGGATTTGCGATACTTACGCTCTTCGCGGTGGTTCCAGGCACGCAAGACTTGAACGCAAACCGAATCTATGCCCTCACAAAATCTGGGGCCGTGCAGCAAAACATCAGCATCTCCGGGCTGGACGAAGCGGATGCTGTATTCAAACAATTTCCCAAGCCGGAAGGATGGAATCGCGATCTGAGCCAGCCATGCGCCATCCGCAAACAATCATATGCGGAAGCGGTCGAGCGAACCCGGCAGTTTATCTCTACGGCTGCAACTCAGCCCGCTCCGCCGATTCGAATGCAGCAAGCGCATGCGGCGCTGGCCCAACTCTACTCGTACCAGGGGGAAATGGAAAAGTCGGTGAGCGAATGGAAGATTGTTTATCAGATTGCTCAGGCCAGTGTTCCCGACACGGTGCCTTATGCCCTGGAAAGCCTTGGACTCGCGTATCTGCATCTCTCGGAAATGGAGAATGGAGTCTATCGCGATTCAGGAACACTGGATATCTTTCCTCCGTTGCATCCTGGCGCGCACTTTGAAAAAATGGAGGACTCGAAACTCGCCGTTCAATACTTCCAGACCTATCTGGAGCGCGTGCCCGACGATCTGGAAGTGAAATGGCAGTTGAACCTGGCTTACATGACGCTGGGCGGGTATCCGTCGCAAGTTCCGCCCAAAGACCTGATCCCGTTGAGCAGCTTTGAATCGAAAGAAGACATCGGACGCTTCAAAGATGTTGCCCGGGCTGCGGGTCTGAACAGCTTCACTGAAGCAGGCGGACTGATCGTTGACGACTTTGAGAATAATGGACTACTCGATATCGTCACGTCGAGCTGGGGAATGTGCGAGCCGCTGCATTATTTTCACAACAACGGCGACGGGACCTTCACGGACCGAACCGCTGAGGCCGGATTATCGGGCCAACTGGGCGGACTGAATATCGTTAAGGCCGACTACAACAACGACGGCTGCATGGATCTGCTTGTGTTGCGCGGGGGGTGGGAGCTTCCTATGCGAAGGTCTCTGTTGCGCAATAACTGCAACGGAACATTCACCGATGTAACCGATGCGAGCGGCTTGGGCGATCCGGTGACAGCAACGCAAACCGCGGTGTGGGCAGACGTGGACAACGACGGCTATCTTGATCTGTTTATCGGCAACGAGAATGCACCCAGCCAGCTTTTCCGCAACAAGGGCGATGGGACATTCGAAGATATCTCTCACGCGGCGGGCATCGACAAAGTCGCATTTACTAAGGGAGTGACGGCGGCGGATTACGACAAGGATGGGTATGTCGATTTCTATGTGTCGAATGGCTCAGGTCCCAATTTTCTTTATCACAATAACCACAACCTTACGTTTACAGACGTTGCAAGACAGGCTGGCGTGCAGGCTCCCTACTTCAGTTTCTCGACCTGGTTTTTCGACTACGATAACGACGGTTGGCCCGATATCTTTGTTGCCAGTTACTTCAGCTCGGTGGAGCAGGCAGTGCGTAGTTATCTTGGTCTTTCTGTATCCGTGGAGACAGCAAAGCTTTATAGAAATCTGCACAACGGAACGTTCCAGGATGTGACTGCGCAGGTGGGCCTCGACAAAGTGTTCATGCCGATGGGTTCGAATTTCGGGGACGTGGATAATGACGGCTTTCTCGACATTTATCTGGGCATGGGAAACCCTTCGTTTGCAGCCCTGATGCCTCATGCCCTGCTGCGCAATAAGGACGGCAAGGCGTTTATCAACATTACCGCGTCATCCGGCACAGGCGAGTTGCACAAAGGACATGGCATCGCATTCGCTGACATCGAGCGCAACGGCCAAGAGGACATTATTTCTGCCAACGGCGGCGCTGTGCCGGCAGATAAACACACGCTGCGTTTGTTCCAGAACCCGGGGAACAAGAATGACTGGATCAATATTCGCCTGACCGGAGTCAAGACCAATCGGGCTGCGGTGGGCACAGAAATCAAGGTCACGGTCGAGAACGACGGGCATGCTGCATGGACGATTTATCGCACGGTTGGCGAGACAAGTTCGTTTGGTGGAAACCCGATGGAGCAGCATATCGGACTCGGCCACGGCGCCCGAATTATGAGTTTGGAAGTATGGTGGCCGGCGACGAAAACGCTGCAGAAGTTCAGCAATGTGGAGAAGAACCAGTTTATCGCCATCAAGGAATTCTCTGCCGACTATGTGAAACTGGAGCGGACTCCTCAACCGATTGGAAAGGTTCAGGCGGTCTCGGCCGCAAAGTAA
- a CDS encoding SCO family protein, which translates to MKRRGMEKRAALIVLSVLLTSAQIRAVEEHPARGIVVEAAPAHHSFVVSCDAIAGYMDAMEMSFSVRDAKVLVPLKPGMAVNFTIVTRGKVLYAENIQPTTTSNFESEPMEAGTLTALNSVLDPSANKRVVSVGEQVPDFELTDQARQQIRLSQFRGKVVALTFGYSRCPNPNYCYRLSNNLAQVARRLHDRAGRDLVLLTIAIDPEHDQGAALTEYANTWKADPEIWHFLTGTVAQVKQVAGMFGMNFWSSEGLLTHTLHTIIIDREGRLAVNLEGNQFTSRQLSDLVEALINRP; encoded by the coding sequence ATGAAAAGACGCGGAATGGAAAAGCGTGCGGCGTTGATCGTTCTTTCCGTCCTGCTTACTTCGGCTCAAATTCGGGCCGTAGAGGAGCATCCAGCGCGCGGGATTGTAGTCGAAGCGGCCCCTGCGCATCATTCCTTCGTGGTGTCATGCGACGCGATTGCTGGGTATATGGACGCGATGGAAATGTCTTTCTCAGTGCGGGATGCCAAAGTGCTGGTGCCTTTGAAGCCCGGCATGGCAGTCAACTTCACGATCGTCACGCGCGGCAAAGTGCTGTATGCGGAGAACATTCAGCCGACGACGACTTCGAACTTCGAATCGGAGCCGATGGAGGCGGGGACGCTGACGGCCTTGAATTCGGTGCTGGATCCTTCAGCGAACAAGAGGGTGGTGTCGGTTGGGGAGCAGGTCCCGGATTTTGAACTCACCGATCAGGCCCGGCAGCAGATTCGTCTCTCGCAATTTCGAGGAAAGGTTGTTGCGCTTACCTTTGGTTATTCGCGCTGCCCCAATCCGAACTATTGCTATCGCCTCTCCAACAACCTGGCCCAGGTGGCAAGACGTCTTCACGACAGGGCAGGGCGCGATCTCGTGCTGTTGACGATTGCCATCGATCCGGAACACGATCAGGGCGCGGCGTTGACCGAGTATGCGAATACATGGAAAGCCGATCCCGAGATTTGGCATTTCCTGACCGGGACGGTTGCGCAAGTGAAGCAGGTAGCCGGAATGTTTGGCATGAATTTCTGGAGTAGCGAAGGCCTGTTGACACACACGCTGCACACGATCATCATCGACCGCGAAGGGCGGCTGGCGGTAAATCTCGAGGGCAATCAATTCACTTCAAGGCAGTTAAGTGACCTGGTGGAGGCTTTGATCAACCGTCCTTAG
- a CDS encoding tetratricopeptide repeat protein produces the protein MTEARTMLAEGRLAGAEQSSRSYLKANPESAEAHFLLGYVLFREQKANESLAEFTEGAKYKRPRANELKVVASDYVLLSDFPDADKWFSQVVSESPDDADAWYLLGRTKYNENIFPQAVTSFERALALHPKYVQAENNLGLCWKELSSPEKARQAFQAAIDWQGEAPVDAQPFLNLGAMLIEESQPDKAIPYLAKAAALSPENPKVHETLSDAFEAQQNLAKAQSEMERAVTLAPDASGLHFKLARIYRKEGLSEQAQKEFALCQKLNSAHSSSKTPNFSRPDSAEPQ, from the coding sequence TTGACGGAGGCTCGCACGATGCTGGCAGAGGGAAGGCTGGCAGGCGCGGAACAATCGTCGCGGAGTTATCTGAAGGCCAACCCCGAGTCGGCGGAAGCGCATTTTCTATTGGGGTATGTGCTTTTTCGCGAGCAAAAGGCGAATGAGTCTCTTGCAGAGTTTACCGAAGGCGCAAAATATAAACGTCCACGCGCGAATGAGCTGAAGGTTGTCGCGTCGGATTACGTTCTTTTAAGCGATTTTCCAGATGCGGACAAGTGGTTTTCGCAGGTCGTGTCCGAGTCTCCGGACGATGCCGATGCCTGGTATCTGCTGGGACGAACCAAATATAACGAGAATATATTTCCGCAGGCGGTCACCAGCTTCGAGCGTGCTCTGGCCCTCCATCCCAAGTATGTGCAGGCAGAGAACAATCTTGGGTTGTGTTGGAAAGAACTGAGCAGTCCCGAGAAGGCGCGCCAAGCCTTCCAAGCGGCGATCGACTGGCAAGGGGAAGCGCCCGTAGATGCGCAACCGTTTCTTAATCTTGGTGCCATGCTCATTGAGGAGAGTCAGCCGGACAAGGCGATTCCTTATCTCGCGAAGGCTGCTGCGTTGTCCCCGGAGAACCCCAAAGTTCACGAGACCCTCAGCGATGCTTTTGAGGCGCAGCAGAACCTGGCAAAAGCGCAGAGCGAGATGGAGCGGGCCGTGACGCTTGCGCCGGATGCCTCGGGATTGCACTTCAAACTTGCCAGAATCTATCGCAAGGAGGGGTTGAGCGAACAGGCACAGAAGGAATTTGCGCTTTGCCAAAAGCTCAACAGTGCGCATTCTTCCAGCAAGACGCCTAATTTTTCTCGCCCGGACTCCGCAGAGCCACAATAA